In one Sphingobacterium daejeonense genomic region, the following are encoded:
- a CDS encoding cation:proton antiporter domain-containing protein, translating into MHGCPKFSKKTGISYSIFYVATGFALYLLAPDLLPNPMPQKNENLTLHLTELIVIISLMGTGIKIDRKFSFKTWSSPLKLVSFTMLLCIGAAAVMGYYFLGFSLASAVLLGAVLAPTDPVLASDVQVGPPNEGMKSETKFALTSEAGLNDGVAFPFTWLAITIGLMFTGKESSFLDWFALDVIYRIVAGIVIGFLSGKGFGILLFRVVQKI; encoded by the coding sequence GTGCATGGATGCCCAAAATTTTCAAAAAAAACTGGCATCTCGTACTCTATTTTTTATGTAGCAACAGGGTTTGCCCTTTATCTACTGGCTCCCGATCTTCTGCCAAACCCAATGCCTCAAAAAAATGAAAATCTGACGCTTCATTTAACCGAGTTGATTGTTATTATTTCGCTTATGGGTACTGGGATCAAGATCGACCGAAAATTTTCTTTTAAAACCTGGTCTTCCCCGTTGAAACTTGTAAGTTTTACCATGTTATTGTGTATTGGTGCAGCAGCGGTAATGGGCTATTATTTTTTAGGTTTCAGTCTTGCTTCAGCAGTACTTCTTGGTGCTGTTCTTGCTCCGACGGATCCTGTCCTCGCATCGGATGTACAGGTGGGACCTCCAAATGAGGGAATGAAATCAGAGACCAAATTTGCGCTCACGTCAGAGGCTGGACTCAATGACGGAGTCGCTTTCCCATTTACCTGGCTTGCCATTACTATTGGTCTTATGTTCACAGGCAAAGAAAGCAGCTTTTTAGATTGGTTTGCTCTTGATGTTATCTACCGAATAGTTGCCGGTATTGTGATCGGATTTCTATCAGGCAAAGGTTTTGGCATTTTGTTATTCAGAGTGGTCCAAAAAATATGA